The Acetobacter vaccinii genome has a window encoding:
- a CDS encoding DUF2312 domain-containing protein, with translation MMADGTFYRPGEAGHETEHEDSQTQVGGIAADRLRSIIERVERLEEERKALSGDIRDIFTEAKSAGFDVKVIRQIIRLRRQEPAEVEEQETLLDIYRRALGM, from the coding sequence ATGATGGCTGATGGCACATTCTACAGACCCGGCGAGGCCGGACATGAGACGGAACACGAGGACAGCCAGACACAGGTGGGCGGGATCGCGGCCGACAGGCTGCGCAGCATCATCGAACGTGTTGAACGGCTGGAAGAAGAGCGCAAGGCACTCAGCGGCGACATCAGGGATATTTTCACGGAAGCGAAGTCGGCAGGATTTGATGTGAAGGTGATCCGCCAGATCATCCGGCTGCGCAGGCAGGAACCGGCCGAGGTCGAGGAGCAGGAAACCCTGCTGGATATCTATCGCCGTGCCCTGGGCATGTGA
- a CDS encoding transcriptional regulator, producing the protein MAERAVIHQNGGQGCGELRGERRDNGEQMQSPGLLLVSCRQTIGWTLMQMERRSGIPRSEFRRWERGQAAMPVEVRAWLCALRALHRQYASPLSASVRMGGNRQPMGPREVARACLVIGWSERVLAERMGEHRTHLRRLMERGERLTPRRSRWLDHLEDGHLTWSRP; encoded by the coding sequence ATGGCTGAGAGGGCAGTTATCCACCAAAATGGTGGACAGGGCTGTGGAGAACTCAGGGGTGAGAGGCGGGATAACGGGGAGCAGATGCAAAGCCCCGGCCTGCTGCTGGTCTCGTGCCGTCAGACGATTGGCTGGACCCTCATGCAGATGGAGCGGCGGTCGGGCATCCCCCGGAGCGAGTTCCGGCGCTGGGAGCGGGGGCAGGCGGCCATGCCCGTCGAAGTCCGGGCCTGGCTGTGCGCGCTCAGGGCGCTGCACCGCCAGTATGCCTCGCCCCTGAGTGCCTCCGTGCGGATGGGTGGGAACCGCCAGCCCATGGGCCCCCGGGAGGTGGCCCGCGCCTGCCTTGTCATCGGCTGGTCCGAGCGCGTGCTGGCTGAGCGCATGGGAGAGCATCGGACCCACCTGAGACGGCTGATGGAGCGTGGTGAACGCCTCACGCCGCGCCGGTCGCGCTGGCTGGATCATCTTGAAGACGGACACCTGACCTGGTCGCGGCCCTGA
- a CDS encoding DUF1173 family protein — MSDWITFPDGTRGRLSWDGEARMAARWQALLQACHGQDMRPHCDCRWQGDPVPLVVRRRVRQQDGRPVEAFHLARFPGQGDWHAPGCPFHDPDPARSGRGGYEAGVIEEQADGRLRVSLDQSLRIMPRAQGEVTPRAGREAGAAGQGGGGQSQMSSLGLVHLLWERAGLNSWSPAVGRRRLWWTGVRQALEGAASAILPARGVCLADRLAMLGYGDEDGPALLRETARGCGQDWRIMLLGVLDGIDLRQGPGGRFTSVRFDGAQAYDLRVTGDAALHERLARRFPMAMRALGLARAQRRIRVVGLAIASVRVGRDGERVTVGCRVADMVLMEVMPVTLIPVASSHELAVATRLVAQGRSFIKPLRFDATRDVVHPDFVLTDTGDARGTPMEVFGRDDEAYAARRAQKCAYYTAVYGQEHWWSWNAVAQPDLIPDFPASVGGPPHG; from the coding sequence ATGAGTGACTGGATCACGTTTCCTGACGGGACACGCGGGCGGCTGTCCTGGGATGGCGAGGCCCGGATGGCGGCCCGCTGGCAGGCTCTTCTGCAGGCGTGCCATGGGCAGGACATGCGCCCGCATTGCGACTGCCGCTGGCAGGGAGACCCTGTGCCCCTAGTCGTGCGGCGGCGGGTGCGGCAGCAGGATGGCCGACCGGTCGAGGCGTTCCATCTGGCGCGTTTCCCGGGGCAGGGCGACTGGCATGCTCCGGGGTGCCCGTTCCATGACCCGGACCCGGCCCGTAGTGGTCGTGGCGGGTATGAGGCCGGTGTCATCGAGGAGCAGGCGGATGGTCGCCTGCGTGTCAGCCTTGACCAGTCGCTCCGGATCATGCCCCGCGCACAGGGCGAGGTCACACCCAGGGCCGGACGAGAGGCGGGGGCTGCCGGGCAGGGCGGGGGTGGACAAAGCCAGATGAGCAGTCTGGGTCTGGTGCATCTGCTGTGGGAACGTGCGGGGCTGAACAGCTGGTCTCCGGCGGTGGGACGGCGGCGTCTGTGGTGGACGGGGGTGCGTCAGGCCCTGGAGGGTGCGGCCTCGGCCATCCTGCCTGCCCGTGGGGTCTGCCTGGCCGATCGTCTGGCGATGCTCGGTTACGGCGATGAGGATGGTCCGGCCCTGCTGCGCGAGACCGCGCGGGGCTGCGGGCAGGACTGGCGGATCATGCTTCTGGGAGTGCTGGATGGGATCGATCTCCGCCAGGGACCAGGAGGCCGGTTCACCTCTGTCCGTTTTGATGGCGCACAGGCCTATGACCTGCGGGTGACGGGGGATGCCGCCCTGCATGAGCGTCTGGCACGGCGCTTCCCGATGGCGATGCGCGCACTCGGCCTTGCGCGCGCACAGCGCCGGATCAGGGTGGTCGGACTGGCGATTGCCAGTGTCCGGGTGGGGCGCGATGGCGAGCGTGTGACGGTCGGGTGCCGTGTTGCGGACATGGTTCTTATGGAAGTGATGCCCGTGACCCTGATCCCCGTGGCCAGCAGCCACGAACTGGCGGTGGCCACGCGGCTTGTGGCGCAGGGCCGCAGCTTTATCAAACCCCTGCGTTTTGATGCCACGCGTGACGTCGTCCATCCCGACTTTGTGCTGACCGATACGGGTGATGCCCGAGGCACCCCCATGGAGGTGTTTGGCCGAGACGACGAGGCCTACGCCGCCCGCCGGGCGCAGAAATGCGCCTACTACACTGCAGTCTATGGGCAGGAGCACTGGTGGAGCTGGAACGCCGTGGCCCAGCCGGATCTGATCCCCGACTTCCCGGCCAGTGTCGGGGGGCCACCGCATGGCTGA
- a CDS encoding MarR family transcriptional regulator, with product MPPRKPPAARKTPRPPLYTRMTAAARAVARHTIRTHIRECLQRGPHAVLELRRGIAQPMLGAFHVMLEEMVRAGEIASIGHGVYVQVPWMPQTVPVEASPLADLVLATLADTTRPGHTVAQLAQALALTHAQVQAALASLETMGLIEPGRGAGQYRPASPRMAAHIRRGARERVFADVAGHDTPVLDGEVGDE from the coding sequence ATGCCACCTCGTAAACCCCCCGCGGCCCGCAAGACACCCAGGCCGCCGCTGTATACACGCATGACGGCCGCTGCCCGGGCTGTCGCCCGGCATACCATCCGCACGCATATCCGTGAGTGTCTGCAGCGCGGCCCGCATGCGGTTCTCGAACTCAGGCGCGGGATCGCCCAGCCCATGCTCGGGGCCTTCCACGTGATGCTCGAAGAGATGGTGCGTGCGGGCGAGATCGCCTCCATTGGCCATGGCGTCTATGTCCAGGTGCCCTGGATGCCCCAGACCGTGCCAGTGGAGGCGTCCCCTCTGGCCGATCTGGTTCTGGCGACCCTGGCGGATACGACCCGGCCCGGCCATACGGTTGCGCAGCTGGCCCAGGCGCTGGCCCTGACGCATGCGCAGGTGCAGGCGGCCCTGGCCAGCCTGGAGACGATGGGTCTGATCGAGCCGGGCCGGGGGGCGGGTCAGTATCGTCCGGCCAGCCCGCGCATGGCCGCGCATATCCGTCGGGGGGCGCGCGAGCGGGTGTTCGCCGATGTCGCGGGTCACGACACGCCTGTTCTGGATGGTGAGGTCGGCGATGAGTGA
- a CDS encoding HD-GYP domain-containing protein codes for MTRDQMCSEGWRGDPRPPSLSLAVLARVAGAALDGHGNRVAAMACVLLAACLPRRPPDPDLDAGARLHDVGKLLTPSAILHAPRRLAPSEWWIMQRHVLDGAALVHRLVPQASPVILQCVLLHHERWDGTGYPNGLRREAIPVAARQVAVADFVDALLSPRSYKPALSPHTVRDMLARQRGLMFDPALVDLALAHYPALMQARASVQAHNSPPYTRCHCDEQGDG; via the coding sequence ATGACCAGAGATCAAATGTGTTCCGAGGGATGGCGTGGTGATCCCCGCCCGCCCTCACTGTCCCTGGCAGTGCTGGCCCGTGTGGCTGGTGCTGCTCTTGACGGCCATGGCAATCGTGTCGCCGCCATGGCCTGCGTGCTGCTGGCGGCCTGTCTTCCGCGCCGCCCTCCTGATCCAGACCTGGACGCGGGTGCGCGCCTGCATGACGTGGGCAAGCTGCTGACACCGTCGGCCATCCTGCATGCGCCCCGACGGCTGGCGCCGTCAGAGTGGTGGATCATGCAGCGGCATGTGCTCGACGGGGCAGCCCTGGTCCATCGTCTGGTCCCTCAGGCCTCTCCCGTTATTCTCCAGTGTGTGCTGCTCCATCACGAACGCTGGGACGGCACAGGCTATCCCAATGGCCTGCGGCGCGAGGCCATTCCGGTTGCTGCCCGCCAGGTGGCCGTGGCCGATTTTGTCGATGCCCTGCTCAGCCCACGTTCCTACAAACCCGCCCTGTCCCCTCATACGGTGCGCGACATGCTGGCCCGGCAACGGGGGCTGATGTTCGATCCCGCCCTCGTGGATCTGGCCCTCGCCCATTACCCCGCCCTGATGCAGGCGCGGGCTTCTGTCCAGGCTCACAACAGCCCCCCGTACACTCGCTGCCATTGTGACGAGCAAGGAGACGGCTGA
- a CDS encoding ATP-dependent helicase has translation MSLAADTDITGLTAVQQAAARQDGAVVVLAGAGTGKTRTLVAGVVDRIRRRGLPPSRILAVTFTNRAADEMRVRIAQALGAEQTPSWIGTFHGHGRRQLRQDPEIAGLRAGFDICDAEDSRRIIKRLLGEAMQAGALEAGGGDELRKRIKGITTRIALFKDDLVLPEQAMGVVQTFVARYGQADAEDQSLWQMAAALYAPYQAVLRETNRADFGDLLFYPTVAMMRDEAYRRDWAARFDALLADEFQDVNRLQFLWLKLLSRDHGQILSVGDDAQSIYSWRGAHVGFIRHFSREFPGARLIALEENFRSTGHILAAANAVIARDPERLEKTLFTRAGAGEPVEVVAFTGAQDEAQGIALEIGRRLLAGVPPQEIAILYRYNFLSRQLEEQLLRLKIPYELVNDTGFWQRACIRDALALLRLAESPDDPQSDEAFRRVINVPARGVGAKTLAKIEALAQARALSLFAAAEDLYIQATGQVAQGVRAFLMLIRREGLGGEPSLGARLRGLGERSGYLPMLRLAAEDGSTGLENLEELYGLADGFSTVEDLMDHAALGSAPAGDQEVGRVRLMTIHAAKGLEYAHVFLMGWEETLFPAPGTANPEEERRLAYVALTRGRRRVSITWCRWRNGRASGVSGFVEDIPPASLHRGWRRSPLPQL, from the coding sequence ATGAGCTTAGCCGCCGACACTGACATTACCGGGCTGACGGCCGTGCAACAGGCCGCAGCCCGACAGGACGGGGCGGTCGTGGTTCTGGCGGGTGCTGGTACGGGCAAGACCCGGACACTGGTCGCCGGTGTCGTTGACCGGATACGACGTCGAGGTCTTCCCCCATCCCGTATCCTGGCGGTGACGTTTACGAACCGTGCCGCGGACGAAATGCGTGTCCGGATTGCCCAGGCTCTGGGTGCGGAGCAGACCCCGTCGTGGATCGGCACCTTCCACGGTCATGGCAGGCGCCAGCTGCGGCAGGATCCCGAGATCGCAGGGTTGCGTGCAGGTTTCGACATCTGTGACGCCGAGGACAGTCGGCGTATCATCAAACGCCTGTTGGGCGAGGCCATGCAGGCAGGCGCGCTGGAGGCGGGTGGGGGCGACGAACTGCGCAAACGCATCAAGGGGATTACAACCCGGATTGCGTTGTTCAAGGACGATCTGGTGCTGCCCGAACAGGCCATGGGCGTGGTGCAGACATTTGTGGCGCGCTACGGGCAGGCAGATGCCGAGGATCAGAGCCTGTGGCAGATGGCCGCCGCCCTCTACGCACCGTATCAGGCGGTTCTGCGCGAAACCAACCGTGCGGATTTCGGTGACCTGCTGTTCTACCCGACAGTGGCCATGATGCGCGATGAGGCCTACCGTCGTGACTGGGCCGCCCGGTTCGATGCCCTGCTGGCCGATGAATTCCAGGATGTGAACCGTCTGCAGTTCCTGTGGCTCAAACTCCTCAGCCGTGACCACGGCCAGATCCTGTCTGTTGGCGATGACGCGCAGAGCATTTACTCCTGGCGTGGGGCGCATGTGGGCTTCATCCGCCATTTCAGTCGGGAGTTTCCCGGTGCGCGGCTGATTGCCCTGGAAGAGAATTTCCGTTCCACGGGGCATATTCTGGCGGCTGCGAATGCGGTGATAGCGCGTGATCCCGAACGTCTGGAGAAAACCCTGTTTACCCGTGCCGGCGCTGGGGAGCCTGTCGAGGTGGTGGCCTTTACCGGGGCGCAGGATGAGGCTCAGGGCATTGCTCTTGAGATCGGTCGTCGCCTTCTGGCGGGCGTGCCTCCCCAGGAGATCGCCATTCTCTATCGCTACAATTTTCTCTCCCGCCAGCTTGAAGAACAGCTGCTCCGCCTGAAAATCCCCTACGAACTGGTCAACGATACCGGCTTCTGGCAACGGGCGTGCATTCGTGACGCACTGGCCCTGCTGCGCCTGGCGGAAAGCCCGGATGATCCGCAGAGTGATGAGGCGTTCCGGCGTGTTATCAATGTTCCTGCCCGGGGCGTTGGTGCGAAGACGCTCGCGAAAATCGAAGCCCTGGCACAGGCGCGGGCCCTGTCCCTGTTTGCCGCGGCCGAGGATCTGTACATACAGGCGACCGGGCAGGTGGCTCAGGGGGTGCGGGCGTTCCTGATGCTGATCCGCCGGGAAGGGCTGGGGGGTGAGCCGAGCCTGGGGGCGCGGCTGCGGGGGCTTGGCGAACGTTCAGGCTACCTGCCGATGTTGCGCCTGGCTGCAGAGGACGGCAGCACCGGCCTTGAGAACCTTGAAGAACTGTACGGTCTGGCCGATGGCTTCAGTACGGTGGAAGACCTTATGGACCATGCGGCCCTGGGCTCCGCCCCGGCCGGTGATCAGGAGGTCGGGCGGGTCAGGCTGATGACCATCCATGCCGCCAAGGGGCTGGAATATGCCCATGTCTTTCTGATGGGCTGGGAGGAGACGCTTTTCCCCGCACCGGGGACAGCCAATCCGGAAGAAGAACGCCGTTTGGCCTATGTCGCGCTGACGCGCGGACGGCGCAGGGTGAGTATTACCTGGTGTCGCTGGCGTAACGGGCGGGCCAGTGGTGTGTCCGGTTTTGTGGAGGATATTCCCCCGGCCAGCCTGCACAGGGGCTGGCGGCGCAGCCCGCTACCCCAGTTGTAG
- a CDS encoding DUF3991 and TOPRIM domain-containing protein, with protein MAYQRFELTEQDRQTILGGVSCASLLEDHGFLLVKEKSTRNSLKYRKDNTHIIITHQGKGWWNPQASRGTPEGSGDAFTLLRFLKPDLRWFEVCQTLGRYVGVEPAGAEFVKERAPRDDMRSPAERWAEKKPLYRNGKVWTYLTQERCLPDWIVRRAMSTGCVRDGYHAAWFAHTDAQGQVCGVELRGPETHICLGGSTKTLFRFQPGSERTVRRLVVCEAAIDALSCAALDGRRGLDALYVSTAGGMGPETLAALKSTLAALSQVPGAVLEIGTDDDEGGDGFADILYDLADEAGVAVLRRLPPDRAKDFNQTLKNMAAQAA; from the coding sequence ATGGCCTACCAGCGTTTCGAACTGACAGAGCAGGATCGCCAGACCATTCTGGGGGGCGTGTCCTGTGCCAGCCTTCTCGAAGATCACGGGTTTCTCCTGGTGAAGGAGAAAAGCACCCGCAACAGCCTGAAGTATCGCAAGGACAATACTCACATCATCATCACCCATCAGGGCAAGGGCTGGTGGAACCCCCAGGCGTCACGCGGCACCCCTGAAGGCAGTGGTGATGCGTTTACCCTGCTGCGGTTTCTGAAGCCCGACCTGAGGTGGTTTGAAGTCTGCCAGACACTGGGGCGTTACGTGGGTGTGGAACCGGCAGGGGCTGAGTTCGTCAAGGAGCGTGCCCCGCGTGACGACATGCGCAGTCCGGCTGAACGCTGGGCCGAGAAGAAGCCGCTTTATCGCAATGGCAAGGTGTGGACGTATCTGACGCAGGAACGGTGCCTGCCCGACTGGATCGTGCGCCGGGCCATGTCCACGGGGTGCGTGCGAGACGGGTATCATGCCGCCTGGTTTGCCCATACGGATGCCCAGGGGCAGGTCTGCGGGGTCGAACTGCGTGGCCCGGAGACACATATCTGCCTGGGAGGCAGCACCAAGACCCTGTTCCGTTTCCAGCCCGGCAGTGAACGGACTGTGCGCAGGCTGGTGGTATGTGAAGCCGCCATTGACGCGCTGTCCTGCGCTGCTCTGGACGGCCGACGTGGGCTGGACGCGCTCTACGTGTCCACAGCCGGGGGGATGGGTCCGGAAACGCTGGCCGCCCTGAAAAGCACACTGGCCGCCCTCAGCCAGGTGCCCGGTGCGGTGCTGGAGATCGGCACTGATGATGACGAGGGTGGCGATGGTTTCGCTGACATCCTCTACGACCTCGCCGATGAGGCCGGGGTGGCGGTTCTGCGCCGCCTGCCTCCCGATCGGGCAAAAGATTTCAACCAGACACTCAAGAACATGGCCGCACAGGCCGCCTGA
- a CDS encoding recombinase family protein, with product MSTSDQNNRSQIDRLTEFGVEPAAIFQDKASGKNMHRPGWEHCWKELRDGDILVVTAIDRLGRDLVEVVQTVKALHDKGVDLKILSMNLDTRTATGRLIFSIIAAMAQWERELIVERTVNGLAAARARGKTGGRKAVLSDEQVVEAMARIQAGEKSADVAATYGVTRQAIYRRARNMRKEP from the coding sequence GTGAGCACGAGCGACCAGAACAATCGCAGCCAGATCGACCGGCTGACCGAGTTTGGCGTCGAACCGGCTGCGATCTTTCAGGATAAGGCCAGCGGGAAGAATATGCATCGTCCCGGCTGGGAACACTGCTGGAAGGAGTTGCGTGACGGCGATATTCTCGTTGTCACGGCAATAGACCGGCTCGGCAGAGACCTCGTTGAGGTAGTACAGACGGTCAAGGCCCTGCACGACAAAGGTGTTGACTTGAAGATTTTATCAATGAACCTCGACACACGGACGGCCACGGGGAGGCTGATTTTCTCGATTATTGCCGCGATGGCGCAATGGGAACGCGAGTTGATTGTGGAGCGGACGGTCAACGGTCTCGCTGCGGCGCGGGCGAGGGGCAAAACCGGAGGCCGCAAGGCCGTGTTGTCCGATGAGCAGGTGGTCGAAGCTATGGCGCGGATACAGGCCGGGGAGAAATCAGCCGATGTTGCGGCAACTTATGGGGTGACACGGCAAGCCATCTACCGGCGCGCCAGAAACATGAGAAAGGAGCCGTAA
- a CDS encoding DNA/RNA non-specific endonuclease, with translation MRRQTRPQGEAMRGRVTMMVLVLGTVLGAGPALAQDSCPEFGAEDQLPVLLNPKLAPRTVLLCNRGYAVLHSGLAHEPLWAAEYLTRQDVEAAKRIGRSTNNFHEETRLPAGDGARLADYRGSGYDRGHQVPSGDASSLEAQEETFSLSNIVPQTPRLNQGIWAGVEMGVRALARRDGALYVVTGPLFEGQIQAIGQEVLVPSASWKAVYDPERNGAGAYVCTNTQAPSCKQMSVAALEARIGIDPFPGIAQSVKDRAMPLPEAMASPYGERGRSEDQMEARLLRQLQKTLIREGWKVLRHVMENAQ, from the coding sequence ATGAGACGACAGACAAGACCACAAGGAGAGGCCATGCGGGGTCGGGTGACCATGATGGTGCTGGTGCTGGGCACGGTTCTGGGCGCTGGACCTGCCCTGGCGCAGGACAGCTGTCCCGAGTTCGGGGCGGAGGATCAGCTGCCGGTTCTGCTCAACCCGAAGCTGGCCCCGCGCACGGTCCTGCTGTGCAACCGGGGTTATGCGGTTCTTCACTCCGGGCTGGCGCACGAACCACTCTGGGCGGCAGAATATCTGACCCGGCAGGATGTGGAGGCGGCGAAGCGCATTGGCCGCAGCACCAATAATTTCCATGAGGAAACCCGCCTCCCGGCCGGGGATGGGGCACGGCTGGCTGACTACAGGGGGTCTGGCTATGACCGGGGACATCAGGTGCCCAGTGGGGATGCGAGCAGTCTGGAGGCCCAGGAGGAGACATTCAGTCTGAGCAATATCGTGCCACAGACCCCCCGGTTGAACCAGGGCATCTGGGCCGGGGTGGAAATGGGTGTGCGCGCTCTCGCCCGGCGGGATGGGGCGCTCTATGTGGTGACAGGACCATTGTTCGAGGGGCAGATTCAGGCAATCGGGCAGGAAGTGCTGGTGCCGTCCGCGAGCTGGAAGGCGGTCTATGACCCCGAACGCAACGGGGCAGGGGCGTATGTCTGCACCAATACGCAGGCACCGTCCTGTAAGCAGATGAGTGTGGCGGCCCTTGAGGCCCGGATCGGGATTGATCCGTTTCCGGGGATTGCCCAGAGTGTGAAAGACCGGGCCATGCCTTTGCCTGAAGCCATGGCCAGCCCTTACGGGGAGCGGGGCCGGAGTGAAGACCAGATGGAGGCACGGCTTTTACGCCAGTTGCAGAAAACGCTCATCCGTGAGGGATGGAAGGTACTGCGCCATGTGATGGAGAACGCCCAGTGA
- a CDS encoding thioredoxin domain-containing protein, translating to MSAAVQCPGLRLPPLVATQFCATPHASAGEKATVGIAILSFVARGMPEQAFTTPLYQQISQMWGFIACVDRHGFFQRYGATAAGRWAFIHQIVTAPCYGQAQFCWCDVEHVLAQRVRQWGLEAAYRRASVQERDAAEQAQLRQLLARHGLPPVEQAVSPPVQASLF from the coding sequence ATGAGCGCTGCAGTGCAGTGTCCGGGCCTGCGTCTGCCACCTCTCGTGGCGACGCAGTTCTGCGCGACCCCTCATGCGAGTGCCGGGGAGAAAGCCACCGTGGGGATTGCCATTCTGTCCTTCGTGGCTCGTGGGATGCCCGAGCAGGCGTTTACCACCCCGCTTTATCAGCAGATCAGCCAGATGTGGGGGTTTATCGCCTGCGTGGACCGACACGGCTTTTTCCAGCGCTATGGGGCCACAGCGGCCGGGCGCTGGGCATTCATCCACCAGATCGTGACCGCTCCCTGTTACGGGCAGGCACAGTTCTGCTGGTGTGATGTTGAACACGTCCTTGCCCAGCGTGTGCGCCAGTGGGGGCTGGAGGCGGCGTATCGGCGGGCCAGCGTGCAGGAACGGGATGCGGCGGAACAGGCGCAGTTGCGTCAGCTTCTGGCCCGCCATGGCCTGCCTCCTGTGGAACAGGCTGTTTCTCCCCCTGTTCAGGCCAGTCTTTTCTGA
- a CDS encoding helix-turn-helix domain-containing protein, with protein MNAEPWVTAIDVARHLGVVKDTVYRWRERKGLPAHKIGRLWKFQLSEVDEWVRAGGADEDCSASAEQNNENNV; from the coding sequence ATGAACGCCGAACCGTGGGTTACTGCCATCGATGTTGCCCGGCATCTGGGCGTGGTGAAGGACACCGTGTATCGCTGGCGGGAGCGCAAGGGGCTGCCCGCGCACAAGATCGGGCGGCTGTGGAAATTCCAGCTCTCCGAGGTCGATGAATGGGTGCGTGCCGGGGGTGCGGATGAAGACTGCAGCGCATCCGCTGAACAGAACAATGAGAACAACGTATGA